GTGAACTCGGCCGCGGCGGCGGAGTCCAGCGCGTAGGTGTAGGAGCCCTTCAGCGGCGGCGCGGCCAGGATCTTGCCGCCCCCGGTGTTCTGGATCTTGTCGATCAGCTCGGCGTTGGGCTTGACGTCCGCGCCGGTGTAGACGGCGTTGATCCCCATCAGCAGCGGGTTGCTCCAGGACGACACGTCGTAGAAGTACGGGAACGGCGTGTACGGGTCCTCACCCATGATCGCCTGGATCCAGTGCTTCTGCGGCTGGTTCATCGGGATCCAGTACGACCCGACCGGGACGGTCAGGTTGGTCGCCGACCGGCCGCCGAAGAGCTTCGCGGTGGGCAGCCTGACCGCCTTCTTCACCTGGTAGACCTCGACGTCCATCCGGCGCAGCCGCTCGACGAGCTGGCGGGCGTCGGCGAGCTGCCGGTCGGGCAGCAGGAAGTACGACCTGATGCTCTGCGCCGGCACCGGGAACTGCACGGTGTTGGTCGGCTGGACCACCTCGTTGGGCTCCAACGTGCCGGCCCGGCCCTGGGCGAGCGCGTCCTTCCAGACCTTGAACCAGCCGGTGAGCACCTCCCGCTTGTGCGCCGCGGCCCAGCCCAGCGTCGACCACTGGGTGTGGAACTGCTGCTGCACCCGGTCGGCCACCGCCGACGAGCTGCCCTTCTCGAAGGTCATCCCGGCGGCACCGAAGCCGGCGGCCGGCACGGTGTCGCCGTACCCCATGAAGAACAGGTCGTAGGTGGAGTAGTTGAAGTAGCACTCGGTGGTCACCGTGGCGTCGCACGCGCCGTTGTAACCGAAGCCCGCCTTGTTGGCCTCGCCGATCCGGTTGATCCAGTCCACCGCCTCGCCGGAGATCTCGTGGTGGATCGGGTCGGCGTTGGGCGGGAAGAAGTACTGCCGGCCGCCCATCTCGTGCGCGTCGATGAAGACCTGCGGCGGGTACTTCCGCATCAGTTCGAGCTTGCCGTCGGTCTCCTGCTGGGTCCGGGCGAACCAGTCCCGGTTCATGTCGAAGCCGTACTCGTTCTGCCGGCGGCTGGCGTCGCGGCCGTCCGGGTTCTGCGTCGGCACGATGATGGTGATGAGGTTGTCGTTGCGCTGCTCGACCTCGCAGGACAGCCCGGCGGCCAGCTCGTACAGCGTCTTGAGGGCGGCGTCGGTGCCGCTCTTCTCGCCGCCGTGCACGTTGGCGGTGACCCAGACGATCGCCGGGGCCGCCTCGGCGATCTCGCCGGCCCGCTGCTGGTCCACCACCCGGGGGTCGCGCAGCGAGCGGACGTCCTCGGCGATGCCCTTGAGTACGGCCGGCCGCACGTTGCGCTCGTTGGACACGATCGCGTACGGCAGCGGCTGGCCCAGCACGCTGCTGGCCATCACGCCGGTGACGACCCGCTTCGAGGCGGTGTCCACGGCGGCGAGGTAGCCCCGAACCTCCTCGTTGGTGACCACCCGCTCCTGACCGGTGCCGAGCGGGAACCCGAGGAAGCTCTCCGGGCTGGGCACCGAGGCCAGTCGGTCGGTGGGATCGGTACTACAGGTGGCCGGGGGAGCGGCGGTGGCCGACGGACCGGCCACCAGGGGGGTCACTCCGGCCAGAAGGACGATGGCGGTGGCGCTCGCCAACCGTCTGCGGGAATGCAGTATGGAGCGGAGTCCGGCAGTTCGCATGGGTGTCCCGTTTCCCTTCCCGGGAAATGAATCGAGGGTGCCCGGAGCGTATGACCTGCGCTTTCGGGTGGTCAAGATTCACAACCGGTGACCGGTACGCGATTCGCCAATTGCCCCACACCCGCGCGAACGCGGGCGATTGATGGCGAGTCGACGTCCACTCCGGACCAACGTCCGGCCGGGGAAAACGTCGCCGTGGGCCTGATCATATTCAGCACCGTCGACCCGGTGGGGGCGGTCCCGGCCCGCCGACGGCGGGCCGGGACCGGGCGGTCAGCGCACCCGGACGAACACCGGGTTGGAGTAGAACCACAGGTCGCTCCACGGGCTCTCCAACCCGTCGGCCAGCGGCTCGGCCTCGTCGGTGCTGGTGCCGCGCACCCGCAGGTAGCTGTCGGCCTCGACGTTGCGCAGGGTGTGC
Above is a window of Micromonospora rifamycinica DNA encoding:
- a CDS encoding M14 family zinc carboxypeptidase; translated protein: MTPLVAGPSATAAPPATCSTDPTDRLASVPSPESFLGFPLGTGQERVVTNEEVRGYLAAVDTASKRVVTGVMASSVLGQPLPYAIVSNERNVRPAVLKGIAEDVRSLRDPRVVDQQRAGEIAEAAPAIVWVTANVHGGEKSGTDAALKTLYELAAGLSCEVEQRNDNLITIIVPTQNPDGRDASRRQNEYGFDMNRDWFARTQQETDGKLELMRKYPPQVFIDAHEMGGRQYFFPPNADPIHHEISGEAVDWINRIGEANKAGFGYNGACDATVTTECYFNYSTYDLFFMGYGDTVPAAGFGAAGMTFEKGSSSAVADRVQQQFHTQWSTLGWAAAHKREVLTGWFKVWKDALAQGRAGTLEPNEVVQPTNTVQFPVPAQSIRSYFLLPDRQLADARQLVERLRRMDVEVYQVKKAVRLPTAKLFGGRSATNLTVPVGSYWIPMNQPQKHWIQAIMGEDPYTPFPYFYDVSSWSNPLLMGINAVYTGADVKPNAELIDKIQNTGGGKILAAPPLKGSYTYALDSAAAAEFTFTLLGKDVQLVRDLDSGEVGMPAGALTPELNTTAKKLGVTLTPYTTAAVGTPISRPDVGLFQGTGISTTSGSHGEARYVLGKRWGLDLTPVTTADINDNTPAFTGRTVLLVPDGSNATGGLTATGQANLRAWIAQGHTYLGLRNEGTRMARAAGLTSTTEKPKPTGYTVIGSHLRVDVDPDSPVGLGRPAEDFEFNNNDPILTPSSTGRNVLRYPSGDTFWANGYTVQGDALKGTVAVVDEPTGAGRAVLFAFNPLFRAYNESGLHLVANALLYPTTGTSARTASPVLVDPARAAAAATPATENLGGQWRPFTLQVAAGDLARTEAIVDRYTDTARVAVADGSAYLVIPNPEGLQIDEHPFLGDLVRTLRAAQVPLRSVVG